From a single Callithrix jacchus isolate 240 chromosome 5, calJac240_pri, whole genome shotgun sequence genomic region:
- the GJD3 gene encoding gap junction delta-3 protein yields MGEWAFLGSLLDAVQLQSPLVGRLWLVVMLIFRILVLATVGGAVFEDEQEEFVCNTLQPGCRQTCYDRAFPVSHYRFWLFHILLLSAPPVLFVVYSMHRAGKEADGAEVAAPCALKRPEAQCAPCALRARRARRCYLLSVALRLLAELTFLGSQALLYGFRVAPHFACAAPPCRHTVDCFVSRPTEKTVFVLFYFAVGLLSALLSVAELGHLLWKGRPQAEERHNRCNRAHEEAQKLLPPPPPALPSRSPDPEPCAQPAYAHRSPASHRDSGSGRGKASPATGRGDLAI; encoded by the coding sequence ATGGGGGAGTGGGCGTTCCTGGGCTCCCTGTTGGACGCCGTGCAGCTGCAGTCGCCGCTCGTGGGCCGCCTCTGGCTGGTGGTTATGCTGATCTTCCGCATCCTGGTGCTGGCCACGGTGGGCGGCGCCGTGTTCGAGGACGAGCAAGAGGAGTTCGTGTGCAACACGCTGCAGCCGGGCTGTCGCCAGACCTGCTACGACCGCGCCTTCCCGGTCTCCCACTACCGCTTCTGGCTCTTCCACATCCTGCTGCTCTCGGCGCCCCCGGTGCTGTTCGTCGTCTACTCCATGCACCGCGCAGGCAAGGAGGCGGACGGCGCGGAGGTAGCGGCGCCGTGCGCCCTCAAGCGGCCCGAGGCCCAGTGCGCGCCGTGCGCCCTGCGCGCCCGCCGCGCGCGCCGCTGCTACCTGCTGAGCGTGGCGCTGCGCCTGCTGGCGGAGCTGACCTTCCTGGGCAGCCAGGCGCTGCTCTACGGCTTCCGCGTGGCCCCGCACTTCGCGTGCGCCGCCCCGCCCTGCCGGCACACGGTCGACTGCTTCGTGAGCCGGCCCACCGAGAAGACCGTCTTCGTGCTCTTCTACTTCGCGGTAGGGCTGCTGTCGGCGCTGCTCAGCGTGGCAGAGCTGGGCCACCTGCTCTGGAAGGGCCGCCCGCAGGCCGAGGAACGCCACAACCGCTGCAACCGTGCGCATGAGGAGGCGCAGAAGCtgctcccgccgccgccgccggccctGCCCTCCCGGAGCCCCGACCCCGAGCCCTGCGCCCAGCCCGCCTATGCGCACCGGTCGCCCGCCAGCCACCGCGACAGCGGCAGCGGCCGCGGCAAGGCGTCACCGGCCACCGGCCGCGGGGACCTGGCCATCTAG